From Lewinellaceae bacterium:
GGAGGTGATCGCCCGATATCCGGATACCGATGAACAGCGCCGCGCCCGTGAAATCCTGCGCCTGCTCGGCGAATCTGCCGCCAGCCTGCCCGGCGGCGCCAAAGAGGAGATCGAACAGTTTAAAGTGGAAGACGACGCCCTGCACTACGTCATCGTCGTATTCAAAAACAACGAAAGCGACCTCAATAAAAACAAGGTTACCGTTTCAGACTATAATGAGAAATACCACAAACTGGACCGCCTGCGCATTTCCAATATATACCTCGGAACAGATGCCGATTCGCGCCTGCCTATCCTGGTGCTGCGCCGCTTTAAAGACAAAGCCGAGGCCATGAAGTACTACACTGGGGTGCAGAAGAATCAGTCCGATTTCATTCCCTCCGCAGAGGGCTATGAGCTATTCCCCGTCACTCAGAATAACTACCGTGAAATCCTGAAGGAAAAATCGGTGGAGAATTATCGGGCTTTCTTTCAGTTGAACTACCTGAAGTAGGGGTTCGGGGTTCGGGGTTCGTGAATCGTGGCTCGGAGGCCGGATAAACCGGGTGCAGGACCAGCAAATCCCGATTCCCGAATAACGAATAACGAGTCACACCCTCTTCCTCAGGGCCATCATATAGCCCAGGTGAAGGCCTTCGTGTACGTTGTTGAACTGTACAGCCTCGGCGACGGACTTCAGCCGGACGCCATAGCTGGTTTCGTAGACCTTGAATTCCCGGAACAATCCTCTTTCGTAGTCCAGAGCCAACTGCTGAGCCATCGGCCTGAGCTTCTCTTTGATAAAATCGGCCGTCGCAGGCTCATAGTTGCCTTCCGGGCGGGTTCCTTTTCGAAAACTGCCGATGAAGTTATCCGAAACCAGCATTTCCTGCCCGGACAACCCGTAGAGCAGCAGTTGCTGGGTGGCCAGGATGTGCCCGGCATTCCACAGCAGGTTGTTGCTGAACCCCTCAGGAATGTGGTTCAGCTGCGATAGCGCCAGGCCATTCAGCAGGTCAAAAAGGTTCTCGCGGGTGGTTTGCAAGATTTGTAATTGGTAAGTCATCATATTATTTTGTTTTTAACTGTTCAAAAGTAAAGTAAGGAAATCTTTTTTTGGGGCTGAACTGATTTCAACTTATCAATTATTGGTTCACTATAAACAAACAAAATGGCAAACCAAAAAGACCTGAATTTCATCTATTCCACCATAGATGAGATTTTCAGGCTGAGTATGGGCGAAACGGGAGACTTCAGCGGCGCTATGTACAATGGGGACTTCTCTATGGCCCTCGAAGAAGCGCAGGAAGCGAAACACCGCTTCATCGTCAAAAACCTCAATATCGGCGAGGGGACCCGGGTGCTCGACCTGGGCTGTGGATGGGGCCCCTTCCTCAACTATGCCCAAAACAAGGCCGGCGCTGAATGTGTTGGCCTGACCCTGGCGGAAGAACAGGTGAAAGCTTGCCGCAAAAACGGCTTCGAAGTTTATCTGAAGGACTGCCGGGCCGTCAAACCGGAAGATTTCGGGCGCTTCGATGCCGCTGTGTCCCTGGGCGCTTTTGAACATTTCTGCTCGATAGATGAGTACCTGGCCGGGAAACAGGAGGAAGTTTACCGCAATTTTTTCAAAACCGTATACGACTTGCTGCCTCCCGGAGGGCGTTTTTTTCTTCAAACCATGGTGTTCGGCAAAAATATGCTCGACTATGAAGAGATCGACATCGAAGCGGACAAGAACTCCAACTCTTACATCCTGGCGCTGATGATCAAACAATTTCCCGGCTCCTGGTTGCCCTACGGCCCCGAAATGATCACCCGCGCCGCCGCTCCCTTTTTCAACCTGGCCTACAGCAGCAGCGGCCGGCTGGATTATATCGAGACCATAGCCCAGTGGAGAAAAAATTTCCGGAAATTCAACCTCCGCAAATATTTTTTATACCTGAGCCTGCTGCCCAATTACTTTACGGACAAAGAATTCAGGCACCGCGTTGCCGTCTTTCGCATCAATCCCAATAAAGTGTGCTTTGAACGGGAGGTAATGGACCACTACCGGATGGTTTTCGAAAAAAAATGACCGGAAAGGCCGGTTTTTCTCCCTGTTTTATTTTCTAATTTCGTGTTCTGAACAAACTCCGACAATATGCGATATCTTTCTCTGCTCAGGCTTCTAAGTGTTCTCTTTCTTTTCACTGCCTGCAATGCCACCCGCATTGCGCTGCCGCCCCAAGGAAGCGCGCCCGTTGAATTTACCGTCCTTCAATTCAATGACGTTTACGAGATTTCACCCCTGGAGGGAGGCAAGGCCGGCGGCCTGGCGCGGGTGGCTACGGTCAAAAAGGAACTGGTGCGCGAAAACCCCAACACCATTGCGGTACTATCGGGCGACTTCCTCAGCCCCTCCGTGATCGGCACGCTGAAGAAAGAAGACGGCGAGCGGATCGCCGGCCAGCAGATGGTGGAGGCGCTCAACGCCATGGGCCTGGACTATGCCACCTTCGGCAACCACGAGTTCGACCTCAAAGATGCGGATTTGTTGCAAAAACGCATCAACCAAAGTGCCTTTGAATATACCGTCTGCAATGTACGGCGCGCCGATGGCGGCAAGCTTTTCCCCTTTGTCCAGGCGGTGAACGGCCAGGAACGGTACATTCCCCGGTACATCATCCGGGAATTCAGCAACGATAGGGGGCAGCGCGTCCGTGTTGGTTTCATCGGGGTGGTGTTGCCTTTCAACAAGGCCAGCTATGTGGCTTATGAACCCGTCATAACAGCGTTTCGCGAAACCTATCAGGAGCTGAAGCCCCAGGTCGACCTCGTCCTGGCCCTGACCCACCTGACTGTAGACGAGGATGTCGAACTGGCACGGGAAGTGCCCGGGGTACTGCTCTTTATGGGCGGCCACGACCACGTGAACATGAGCCGCTACGCCGAGGAAACCATCATCACCAAAGCCGACGCCAACGTAAAGTCGGTGTACATTCACCGAATTGCTTACGATCCGGCCAGCGGCTTTGCCAAAGTGCGCTCCAGCCTGAAAAAAATCGACGATACTATACCCGACGACCCGGCCACCCAGGCGGTGGTGGATAAATGGCAGGGCAGCGCCTACTCCATGATGGAAGACATGGGCTACGACCCCGGCGAGCAGGTCATGCACGCCGGCGAGCCTTTGGAATGCACGGAGGCCGCCGTGCGCAGCCGCCCTACCAACTACGGGCAGCTCACCGTAGAGGCCTTCGCCAATGCCTGGCCCGGCGCCGATGTCTATCTGATCAACGGCGGCTCCATGCGCATGGACGATGATGTTCAGGGCGTGATCACGCAGTACGACGTGCTGCGCACTTTCCCCTTCGGAGGCCCCATTGTATGGATGGAGCTGCCCGGCGACGTGCTGGAAACCCTGCTGAAAACCGGGCTGGCCACCAACCGGGGAGAGGGGGGGTATCTCCAGATAAAAAACGCAGCGTCACGGGGCGGGCAGTGGCTGGTCAATGGAGAGCCCTTAGCTGCCGGGCGCACGTACAAGGTGGTGCTGCCGGAATTCGTCGCCCAGGGCAATGAACAGAACCTCGAATTTCTCGGCGGCTTCCAGTACAAAACTCAAAAAACGCTTGAAATAAAAGGCCAGCCGGCACGCAACGACGTGCGCGACCTGGTGATCGCGTACATGAAGTCGTTGCAGGAATAGGGCGTTCTGACGTGCGCCCCGTGAGCTGACAACTTTTAGTGCCGCAGATAGAAAACTTATTATTGTAACCTGGAGCGCGGACTTCCAAGTCCGCGAATATGATTGGTTCAGCGGACCAGACGCTTGCGCCATAGCTGGCTACAGCGTCGGAGCAAGGTCCGCGATCCAGTCCGCAAGTATAAGACTTTAACCCGCGGCACTACGAGTTGTCTGCTCACTTATCCTGAGCCTTAAAGTAGACCGGGCATAAAAAAATTGCTAACTTGCCGTAGGTGAATGGCACCCTGGTATTATTTCAATGGCCCTGCTCCACAGAACCGCCCGAAAAAAAGGGTGCCGGCACCATGAACTCCTCTTTTCAGGATGCTGTCTTTGCCTGCTCTTTATGCAGGCAAACAAAAGCCTGTAACCCAAAATTCAAACCCATGCCCTTCAAAAACGCTCTTTACCCCGTTTTATCGGCCATCCTTGCCGCCTCTTTTTTGGTGCAGTGCACTGATGATAAAGGTCTGGCGGATGACAAAAAGCTGAACATCTACAATGTCCAGGTCATTAAAAATGTAGACACGCTCCTGCTGCGGGGCATGGAGGACCCTCCCACCTGCGACACGGCTACCTGCTACCGGATCATTGACGGCGAAGGCCGGGACACGCTGGCCTGCCTGATGAAAAACTGCGGTGATTCAAAAGAAACCATAACCAGCCTGGCTAGTGTCATCACGTTGATGGATGGCGACACGATAAATCCCCCGCTTTCCAAGCTCCCGAATCCCATTGACAAAGGCGACATAGAAGTGGCATATTTTATCCTGCCGGGATCTTTTGCACCCAGCACTATTGATACGTTAAGGCTCACTGTAGCCTGGAGAGACGAAGGTGGGCAGGAAGACAGCTATACCATTTCGCTTACTCAATCCTGTCCTGAGCCATAATGCGGAAAGCCCCGATGCATCTGCTGGAAATACATTGCCGGAACCGATTGGCCGGGCTCTTGCTGCTGGCGCTGCTGGGCTGGAGCGTTCAGGGCATTTTTGCCCAGCGGGAACAGGCGCCGGAAGCTGCTCCTCCGCCGGCAAGACAGTGGATGGAACAGGCAGACTCCCTTTTTCAGCAAGAGCAATACGGCCTGGCCATCACCCGGCTGGAACAGGCACTGCAATGGTTTGGCATGCAGCGGCAGTGGCCCCGGTATACTCAGTGCCTAAACAGCCTGGCTACTAATTATTATTTTAACGGGCAAAGAGAAGAAGCGCTAAGCTACAACGCCCGGGCCATCCTCAGCGCCCGGAATCACCTGCCCGCCCGGGATACCCTGCTCGGCGATGCCTTCTATCGAAGAGCAGAGATACTGCTGGAAACCGGCGTGTTGGACAGCTCCATACACTATTACCAACTGGCTGAACCGATATTCCGGCAGGCTAACCAGGGAGAGGACCTTGCCTTCTGTTATATTGGCCAGGCCGTGGGTTATTATTATTCCTCGGCTTATGAAAGCCAGGAAACCAGCCTGGACAGCGCCCTGGCCACTGCCAGGCGTTTCCAACTGGAGGACAAAACCAGCTTTGCCATCATTTTCCAACTGTATGGAGTTTTGTACGATGTTCTTGGCGACTACGACAAGGCCCTCGACATTTCACACCAGGCCGTCGAAGTCTTCCGTTCCTCCTCCGGGCTGAGCGAGCAGGATTCCCTTTTTCTCAGCGGCGCCTACAACAACATAGGAGGTTTCTATTATTCCAAGGGGGATTACGGCCAGGCTGTCGAGTACTACCAAAGGGCCATACGAATGAAAGAAGAAGTGGATGACGATGCCCTCAGCAAGTTCACCACCTACAACAACCTCGCGCTGGCTTTTGCCCTGCAGGGAAATCAGGAAGGCGCCATACGAATGCTGGAAACCAGCAAAAAGCTACTGGAAGCCAACTCCGGCCCGGAAGTAGCCAAACGCCTCGTCGTGAATTACAATGCCATTGCCCGCAACTACCTGCTGGATGAAGAACCGGACAAGGCCCTGCCCTACCTGCAGCAGGCGTTGAGATTGTCGGCGCCCGGCCAGCCCGAACACTATGCGGTTTTTCGCAATTTTGGACAGGCCTACCTGCAACAAGGGCAGTATGACAAAGCGCTGGAAATGATGCAGCGATCGCTTTCCGAATTTCAAAGCACCTTTGGAAAAGCCCATCCCGGCATGTCAGAACGGTACCGAATGGTAGGGGAAACCCTCTGGAAGAGCGGCAGGTACGAAGAGGCGCTCGAACAGGCGCAGCAGGCCCTTGCCGTGCTGGCCCCCGGCCTGCCTGCCGGAGCGCCTTACCCGAACCCGCCGCCCGGCAGAGCCGGCAACCGCCTGGAAATGCTGCGGGCGCTGGAGCTCAAAGCCGCCGTCCTGTACGAATACTACGAACACCAGTCCGGGAATGAAAAAGGCCTTTTACTGGCCATGAACACCTACCAACTGCTCGGCGCGCTGACCGATAGCCTCCGCCGGGAGTTCCTCGCCCTGGACTCCAAACAGCAGCTCAGCCGGAACACCAAGAAGATTTACGAGAATGCCATCGCTACCGCCCTCCGCCTGCACCAATTGGAAGGAAAAGAACAATACCTGGAACAGGCCTTTGAGTTTGCAGAGCGCAACAAGGCTATCCTCATGCAGGAGCGCCTCCAGGATTCGGAGGCCAAGCTGTTCACCGCCATCCCGGACAGCCTCCGGAACCAGGAGAAACAAATCAAGCGAGATCTCGCCTTCTACCAAAAGCAGCTCTTCGAAGAGCAGCGGTCGGAAGAACCGGATAGCCTGAAGATGGCCCTCTGGCAAAACAAGGCTTTCGACCTGAGCCGCGCCCTGGAAAAGCTGATCGGTACTCTGGAGCAGCAATACCCCAATTATTACAGCCTGAAGTACCAGATTCCGGCCAGCCGGCTGGCTGACATTCAGGAAAAACTGCTCGCGGAAGAGGGATTGTTGATCGAATTTTTTGTCGGCGACAGTTCCCTGTTCGTGTTCTGCGTTAGCCCCCGGGGCATTCTGGCCAGAGAACTCGAACGGCCGCCGGGCTTCAAAGAAACCGTCCTCCAGTTTCGCGGCCAGTTGGCCCGCCCTCCTGCCGGAACGCCAATGGAGGCTTACCAGGCTTACTGCGAGCCGGCCTTTGCCCTCTATCAGTTTCTCCTGGCCCCCGTCCTGAAGGAACATCCCGGCGCCAAACAACTGTTCATCATTGCCGACGACGTGCTCAACTTCATCCCATTCGAAGCTTTGCTGGCAACCGAAGCCTCCTATGAGTCGCCAAACTACAACCGGCTCGATTTTTTGCTGAACCGCTACCGCATCAACTACAGCCCTTCCGCGGGCCTGCTGCTCAACCAGCAAAAAAAC
This genomic window contains:
- a CDS encoding bifunctional metallophosphatase/5'-nucleotidase, with product MRYLSLLRLLSVLFLFTACNATRIALPPQGSAPVEFTVLQFNDVYEISPLEGGKAGGLARVATVKKELVRENPNTIAVLSGDFLSPSVIGTLKKEDGERIAGQQMVEALNAMGLDYATFGNHEFDLKDADLLQKRINQSAFEYTVCNVRRADGGKLFPFVQAVNGQERYIPRYIIREFSNDRGQRVRVGFIGVVLPFNKASYVAYEPVITAFRETYQELKPQVDLVLALTHLTVDEDVELAREVPGVLLFMGGHDHVNMSRYAEETIITKADANVKSVYIHRIAYDPASGFAKVRSSLKKIDDTIPDDPATQAVVDKWQGSAYSMMEDMGYDPGEQVMHAGEPLECTEAAVRSRPTNYGQLTVEAFANAWPGADVYLINGGSMRMDDDVQGVITQYDVLRTFPFGGPIVWMELPGDVLETLLKTGLATNRGEGGYLQIKNAASRGGQWLVNGEPLAAGRTYKVVLPEFVAQGNEQNLEFLGGFQYKTQKTLEIKGQPARNDVRDLVIAYMKSLQE
- a CDS encoding DinB family protein; the protein is MMTYQLQILQTTRENLFDLLNGLALSQLNHIPEGFSNNLLWNAGHILATQQLLLYGLSGQEMLVSDNFIGSFRKGTRPEGNYEPATADFIKEKLRPMAQQLALDYERGLFREFKVYETSYGVRLKSVAEAVQFNNVHEGLHLGYMMALRKRV
- a CDS encoding class I SAM-dependent methyltransferase, which produces MANQKDLNFIYSTIDEIFRLSMGETGDFSGAMYNGDFSMALEEAQEAKHRFIVKNLNIGEGTRVLDLGCGWGPFLNYAQNKAGAECVGLTLAEEQVKACRKNGFEVYLKDCRAVKPEDFGRFDAAVSLGAFEHFCSIDEYLAGKQEEVYRNFFKTVYDLLPPGGRFFLQTMVFGKNMLDYEEIDIEADKNSNSYILALMIKQFPGSWLPYGPEMITRAAAPFFNLAYSSSGRLDYIETIAQWRKNFRKFNLRKYFLYLSLLPNYFTDKEFRHRVAVFRINPNKVCFEREVMDHYRMVFEKK
- a CDS encoding CHAT domain-containing protein encodes the protein MRKAPMHLLEIHCRNRLAGLLLLALLGWSVQGIFAQREQAPEAAPPPARQWMEQADSLFQQEQYGLAITRLEQALQWFGMQRQWPRYTQCLNSLATNYYFNGQREEALSYNARAILSARNHLPARDTLLGDAFYRRAEILLETGVLDSSIHYYQLAEPIFRQANQGEDLAFCYIGQAVGYYYSSAYESQETSLDSALATARRFQLEDKTSFAIIFQLYGVLYDVLGDYDKALDISHQAVEVFRSSSGLSEQDSLFLSGAYNNIGGFYYSKGDYGQAVEYYQRAIRMKEEVDDDALSKFTTYNNLALAFALQGNQEGAIRMLETSKKLLEANSGPEVAKRLVVNYNAIARNYLLDEEPDKALPYLQQALRLSAPGQPEHYAVFRNFGQAYLQQGQYDKALEMMQRSLSEFQSTFGKAHPGMSERYRMVGETLWKSGRYEEALEQAQQALAVLAPGLPAGAPYPNPPPGRAGNRLEMLRALELKAAVLYEYYEHQSGNEKGLLLAMNTYQLLGALTDSLRREFLALDSKQQLSRNTKKIYENAIATALRLHQLEGKEQYLEQAFEFAERNKAILMQERLQDSEAKLFTAIPDSLRNQEKQIKRDLAFYQKQLFEEQRSEEPDSLKMALWQNKAFDLSRALEKLIGTLEQQYPNYYSLKYQIPASRLADIQEKLLAEEGLLIEFFVGDSSLFVFCVSPRGILARELERPPGFKETVLQFRGQLARPPAGTPMEAYQAYCEPAFALYQFLLAPVLKEHPGAKQLFIIADDVLNFIPFEALLATEASYESPNYNRLDFLLNRYRINYSPSAGLLLNQQKNRSRLPGAIRCLVFAPSYGDGQYTEAGPVEQLRSGPGALPGAQQEARALSKYFSGDFFFGEAATEQAFKKNAPGYGLIHLAMHGTADHEHPLYSKLIFGETPDTVEDNLLHTYELYNLQLNARLAVLSACETGFGKFIQGEGVLSLASGFLHTGCPSVTMSLWEAQDAATARIMEYYYQNLAEGQPKDGALQAAKLAYIKAPASQKHPFYWAAFVNIGDNSPLIQPSRWSWGWAGALALGLVFLAGVWMRRRSSRRP